One stretch of Anguilla anguilla isolate fAngAng1 chromosome 5, fAngAng1.pri, whole genome shotgun sequence DNA includes these proteins:
- the elmo3 gene encoding engulfment and cell motility protein 3 isoform X3, with the protein MQVVREQITRTLSTKPTSLELFKNKVNALNYSEILKLRQTERLHQEETLAPPVLELKERLKPELLELIRQQRLNRLCHGTLFRKISSRRRQDKLWYCRLSPNHKVLHYGDVEEDTDTPPIETLQEKIPVSDIKALLTGKDCPHMKENKGKQNKEVLDLAFSITYDVEEYNLNFIASSRTDFCLWTDGLSVLLGREMSSESMRSELEILLSMEIKLRLLDLENVPIPERAPPIPKPPSNFNFCYDFSQTEQ; encoded by the exons ATGCAGGTGGTTCGGGAGCAGATCACGCGGACCCTGTCCACCAAGCCCACCTCCCTGGAGCTGTTCAAGAACAAGGTGAACGCCCTCAACTACAGCGAGATCCTCAAACTGCGGCAGACCGAGCGGCTGCACCAGGAGGAGACCCTCGCCCCGCCCGTCCT CGAGCTGAAGGAGCGTCTGAAGCcggagctgctggagctgatTCGGCAGCAGAGGCTGAACCGCCTGTGCCACGGGACGCTGTTCCGCAAGATCAGCAGCCGGCGCCGGCAGg ATAAGCTGTGGTACTGCCGGCTCTCGCCCAATCACAAGGTCCTGCACTACGGCGACGTTGAGGAGGACACGGACACGCCCCCTATCGAGACCCTTCAGGAGAAGA TTCCTGTGTCTGACATCAAAGCACTACTGACAGGGAAGGACTGTCCGCACATGAAAGAGAACAAGGGAAAGCAGAATAAA GAAGTGCTGGACCTGGCCTTCAGCATCACGTACGACGTGGAAGAGTACAACCTCAACTTCATCGCCTCCTCCAGGACCGAC ttctgtCTGTGGACGGATGGGCTGAGCGTTCTCCTTGGGCGGGAGATGTCCAGCGAGAGCATGCGCAGCGAGCTGGAGATCCTGCTCTCCATGGAGATCAAGCTCCGcctcctggacctggagaaCGTCCCCATCCCGGAAAGGGCGCCCCCTATTCCCAAACCCCCCAGCAACTTCAACTTCTGCTACGACTTCAGCCAGACGGAACAGTAG